One genomic segment of Hordeum vulgare subsp. vulgare chromosome 2H, MorexV3_pseudomolecules_assembly, whole genome shotgun sequence includes these proteins:
- the LOC123427648 gene encoding oxygen-dependent coproporphyrinogen-III oxidase, chloroplastic, giving the protein MASSLLTTPSQTLAPNPAAARARRSSPAAAQVSFSSPLLPGRRALRVRASVAIEKEVPEKEAPTTFLREDGSGAGSGSVRERFEGMIRRVQGEICAALEEADGSGKRFVEDVWSRPGGGGGISRVLQDGNVFEKAGVNVSVVYGVMPPDAYRAAKGAAKNGAADGHKAGPVPFFAAGISSVLHPKNPFAPTLHFNYRYFETDAPKDVPGAPRSWWFGGGTDLTPSYLIEEDVKHFHSVQKQTCDKFDPSFYPRFKKWCDDYFYIKHRNERRGLGGIFFDDLNDYDQDMLLNFATECAGSVIPAYIPIIERRKDTPFNEEQKAWQQVRRGRYVEFNLVYDRGTTFGLKTGGRIESILVSLPLTARWEYDHKPEEGSEEWKLLDACINPKEWL; this is encoded by the exons ATGGCGTCCTCTCTCCTCACCACCCCGTCCCAGACCCTCGCCCCCAATCCCGCCGCGGCGCGCGCCCGCAGGTCCTCGCCGGCGGCGGCCCAGGTGTCCTTCTCCTCCccactcctccccggccgccgcgCGCTGCGCGTGCGCGCGTCGGTCGCGATCGAGAAGGAGGTGCCGGAGAAGGAGGCGCCGACGACGTTCCTGCGGGAGGACGGCTCGGGCGCCGGGTCCGGGTCCGTGCGCGAGCGGTTCGAGGGCATGATCCGGCGGGTGCAGGGAGAGATCTGCGCCGCGCTCGAGGAGGCCGACGGCAGCGGAAAGCGGTTCGTGGAGGACGTCTGGTCGCGCCCCGGGGGCGGCGGGGGCATCAGCCGGGTGCTCCAGGACGGGAACGTGTTCGAGAAGGCCGGGGTGAACGTGTCCGTCGTGTACGGGGTCATGCCCCCGGACGCCTACCGCGCCGCCAAGGGGGCTGCGAAGAACGGGGCAGCGGACGGGCACAAGGCTGGGCCCGTGCCCTTCTTTGCCGCTGGCATCAGCTCG GTTCTTCATCCCAAGAATCCGTTTGCTCCAACATTGCATTTCAACTATCGCTATTTTGAAACAGATGCACCAAAAG ATGTGCCTGGTGCACCAAGATCATGGTGGTTTGGAGGTGGTACTGATTTGACTCCTTCCTATCTCATTGAAGAGGATGTGAAGCATTTTCATTCT GTTCAAAAACAAACTTGTGATAAGTTCGATCCAAGTTTTTacccaagattcaaaaaatggtgcgatgattatttctatatTAAG CATCGTAATGAGAGACGTGGGCTTGGCGGAATATTTTTTGATGATCTTAATGATTATGACCAAGACATGCTTCTGAACTTTGCCACAG AATGTGCCGGTTCTGTAATTCCTGCATACATACCCATCATAGAACGCCGCAAAGACACTCCattcaatgaggagcagaaggcatgGCAGCAAGTGCGGAGAGGTCGCTATGTGGAGTTCAACCTT GTCTACGATCGTGGCACCACATTTGGACTCAAGACCGGGGGAAGGATCGAAAGTATACTCGTCTCCCTACCACTCACTGCACGATGGGAGTATGACCAT AAACCCGAAGAAGGGAGCGAAGAGTGGAAGCTTCTCGACGCGTGCATAAACCCAAAGGAGTGGCTGTGA